In Mycobacterium stomatepiae, the following are encoded in one genomic region:
- a CDS encoding VWA domain-containing protein, producing MKLPLLGPVSLTGFQHGWFFLLLLAVLLVIGLYVLQQFARRRRVLRFANMEVLERVAPARLSRWRHIPTILLAVSLVLLTTAMAGPTTDVRIPLNRAVVMLVIDVSESMAATDVAPNRLAAAQEAGKQFADELTPAINLGLVAFAANATLLVSPTTNRGAVKAAIDGLQAAPKTATGEGIFTALQAIATVGAVMGGGDGPPPARIVLESDGAENVPLDPNAPQGAFTAARAAKAEGVQISTISFGTPDGTVVYQGATIPVPVDDQTLQEITKITDGQAFHADSLASLKEVYGTLQRQIGYETVKGDASLAWMLLGSVVMAGAVLAGLFLNRRLPA from the coding sequence ATGAAGTTGCCGCTGCTGGGTCCGGTGTCGCTCACGGGTTTTCAGCACGGATGGTTCTTCCTGCTGCTGCTGGCCGTGCTGCTGGTGATAGGGCTTTACGTCCTGCAGCAATTCGCCCGGCGGCGACGCGTGCTGCGGTTTGCCAACATGGAAGTGCTGGAGCGCGTCGCGCCGGCGCGGCTGTCCCGGTGGCGCCACATCCCGACCATCCTGCTCGCGGTGTCGCTGGTGCTGCTGACGACGGCGATGGCGGGGCCGACGACCGATGTGCGAATTCCGCTCAACCGCGCGGTGGTGATGTTGGTCATCGACGTCTCGGAGTCGATGGCCGCCACCGACGTGGCCCCTAACCGGCTGGCCGCCGCGCAGGAGGCCGGTAAGCAATTCGCCGACGAGTTGACCCCGGCGATCAACTTGGGGTTGGTGGCGTTCGCGGCCAACGCGACCCTGTTGGTTTCGCCGACGACGAACCGCGGGGCCGTCAAGGCGGCGATCGACGGCCTGCAAGCGGCGCCGAAAACCGCCACCGGCGAGGGCATCTTCACCGCGCTGCAGGCGATCGCGACGGTCGGTGCGGTGATGGGCGGCGGCGACGGCCCGCCGCCGGCGCGCATCGTGCTGGAGTCCGACGGCGCCGAGAACGTGCCGCTGGACCCGAACGCCCCGCAGGGCGCGTTCACCGCGGCCCGCGCGGCCAAGGCCGAGGGCGTCCAGATATCGACGATCTCCTTCGGGACGCCCGACGGCACCGTCGTCTATCAGGGCGCGACGATTCCGGTTCCGGTCGACGATCAGACCCTGCAGGAGATCACCAAGATCACCGACGGTCAGGCCTTCCATGCCGACAGCCTGGCGTCGCTGAAGGAGGTCTACGGGACGCTGCAGCGCCAGATCGGCTACGAGACCGTCAAGGGCGATGCCAGCCTGGCCTGGATGCTGCTCGGCTCCGTCGTGATGGCCGGCGCCGTACTCGCCGGCCTGTTCCTCAACCGCAGGCTGCCCGCCTGA
- a CDS encoding VWA domain-containing protein, with protein sequence MSLPVIGPLPLYGFQRPWLLLFGLIPLALLAVYVVVQARRRHRLRRYTDAEVPQSLWRHLPIAVSLLSLALLTIALATPTHDMRIPRNRAVVMLVIDMSQSMRATDVEPDRLRAAEQAAGKFAAQLTPGINLGLVGFAGTPYLLVPPTPQHQATIDALPKLQFGDGTATGEAIFTALHAIDASNTTGGDTPPPARIVLLSDGGENRPTDPGDPHDGVYTASRLAKDQGVPISTISFGTKSGSITLDGAQVNVPVSTDQMKKIAQLAGGQAYMATNLDELVKDYQAIQQEIGYRTVPGPGGAGWLRLGVLTALIATVLALVINRRLPT encoded by the coding sequence GTGTCGCTTCCCGTGATTGGACCATTGCCGCTCTACGGATTTCAGCGTCCTTGGCTGTTGCTGTTCGGGCTGATCCCGCTGGCCCTGCTGGCCGTGTACGTCGTCGTCCAGGCCCGGCGCCGACACCGCCTGCGCCGCTATACCGACGCCGAGGTGCCGCAGTCGCTGTGGCGGCATCTGCCGATAGCCGTATCGCTGCTCAGCCTGGCGCTGCTGACCATCGCGTTGGCTACCCCCACCCACGACATGCGCATACCGCGCAACCGCGCCGTCGTGATGCTGGTGATCGACATGTCGCAGTCGATGCGGGCGACCGACGTCGAACCCGATCGCCTGCGCGCCGCCGAGCAAGCCGCCGGCAAGTTCGCCGCTCAACTGACGCCAGGCATCAACCTCGGGCTGGTCGGGTTCGCGGGCACGCCGTATCTGCTGGTGCCGCCCACACCCCAGCACCAGGCCACCATCGATGCCCTGCCGAAGCTGCAATTCGGCGACGGCACGGCGACCGGCGAAGCCATCTTCACCGCCCTGCACGCGATCGACGCGAGCAACACGACCGGCGGGGACACCCCGCCGCCGGCCCGCATCGTGCTGCTGTCCGACGGCGGTGAGAACAGGCCGACCGATCCCGGCGATCCGCATGACGGCGTCTACACGGCGTCGCGGCTGGCCAAGGATCAGGGCGTGCCCATCTCGACGATCTCGTTCGGCACCAAGAGCGGCAGCATCACCCTGGACGGGGCTCAGGTGAATGTCCCCGTGTCGACCGACCAGATGAAGAAGATCGCGCAGCTGGCCGGCGGGCAGGCCTACATGGCAACCAACCTCGACGAGCTCGTCAAGGACTACCAGGCCATCCAGCAGGAGATCGGGTATCGCACCGTGCCCGGGCCCGGCGGGGCCGGGTGGTTGCGCCTCGGGGTGCTCACCGCGTTGATCGCCACGGTGCTGGCGCTGGTGATCAACAGGCGTTTGCCTACTTAG
- a CDS encoding PPE family protein, giving the protein MDFGLLMPEINSGRMYAGPGSGPMLAAAAAWDELAAQLESAASGYFSEVSGLTGQTWFGPSSMRMAAAATPYVAWLQASAAQAAATSAQAYAAAAAYEAAFAMTVPPPVIAANRAQLMALVATNFFGQNTPAIAATEAQYGEMWVQDATAMYTYAADSMTVSTLTPYDEPPQTTNPSGQADQARAMAQSAGNLTSARTQSLVQQVSTDTTGPGGIDYTPVGDADPPIPPGTSANVPPLSIISVGTNSHMIVDAGSVTMAPTGVAGFVEVTAQSGSTITLNSSSVFTAGGVVPQWVNVATGANVSGVVNVGVGESLTLTPKFAAGAFGFINSGSVTLGPGTGLITVNDTAVGFAGLSGATLTNAAGSVSYSAPAPALATAASSPGLAGTAGIQPQLNAEGLADWARRVVAPAEEVAAAAALG; this is encoded by the coding sequence ATGGACTTCGGGTTACTCATGCCGGAAATCAACTCCGGCCGGATGTATGCCGGACCCGGGTCCGGGCCGATGCTGGCCGCCGCGGCGGCCTGGGATGAACTAGCCGCCCAGCTGGAATCGGCTGCCAGCGGCTACTTTTCGGAAGTCTCGGGTTTGACGGGCCAGACCTGGTTCGGCCCGTCGTCGATGCGAATGGCCGCCGCCGCCACACCGTATGTGGCATGGCTGCAGGCATCCGCCGCGCAGGCCGCCGCGACGTCGGCTCAGGCCTATGCGGCGGCCGCGGCCTACGAGGCGGCCTTTGCGATGACGGTGCCTCCGCCGGTGATCGCTGCCAACCGGGCCCAGCTGATGGCGCTCGTCGCGACCAACTTCTTTGGGCAGAACACCCCTGCGATCGCGGCGACCGAAGCCCAGTACGGCGAGATGTGGGTGCAAGACGCCACCGCCATGTACACCTACGCCGCCGACTCGATGACCGTGAGCACCCTGACGCCGTACGACGAGCCGCCGCAGACCACCAACCCGTCCGGGCAGGCCGATCAGGCCCGCGCGATGGCCCAGAGCGCGGGCAATCTCACCAGCGCCCGTACCCAATCCCTGGTGCAGCAGGTTTCGACCGACACCACCGGGCCCGGCGGCATCGACTACACGCCGGTCGGCGACGCCGACCCCCCGATTCCCCCCGGAACGTCGGCCAATGTGCCGCCGCTGAGCATCATCTCCGTCGGGACCAACAGCCACATGATCGTCGACGCCGGCTCGGTCACCATGGCACCCACTGGCGTCGCCGGTTTCGTCGAAGTCACGGCCCAGAGCGGTTCGACCATCACTCTCAACTCCAGCAGCGTCTTTACGGCCGGCGGGGTGGTCCCGCAGTGGGTAAACGTGGCCACCGGCGCCAACGTGAGCGGCGTCGTAAACGTCGGCGTTGGAGAAAGTCTCACTCTTACCCCCAAATTTGCCGCCGGGGCCTTTGGCTTCATCAACTCGGGCTCCGTCACGCTCGGTCCGGGAACCGGCCTAATCACGGTGAACGACACCGCCGTCGGCTTTGCCGGCCTCTCCGGCGCGACCCTCACCAACGCCGCGGGCAGCGTCTCCTACAGCGCCCCGGCACCCGCGTTGGCCACGGCGGCCAGCTCCCCCGGCCTGGCCGGAACCGCCGGAATCCAGCCTCAACTCAACGCCGAGGGCCTTGCGGACTGGGCCCGCCGCGTTGTTGCCCCCGCGGAAGAAGTCGCCGCGGCGGCCGCTTTGGGGTAA
- a CDS encoding CDGP domain-containing protein — protein sequence MKHCIVGGFAAMLMAGGLIAAAPPASAGCQYGGAIISKCDGPIQPDGTWQRCVVTKNLVANGASSFFVPERTCNVMGPGGFDPHIDD from the coding sequence ATGAAGCACTGCATCGTCGGCGGATTCGCGGCCATGCTGATGGCCGGCGGGCTGATCGCCGCGGCGCCCCCGGCCAGCGCCGGCTGCCAGTACGGCGGAGCGATCATCAGTAAGTGCGACGGACCCATCCAGCCTGACGGCACCTGGCAGCGTTGCGTGGTCACGAAGAACTTGGTGGCCAACGGCGCCAGTTCCTTCTTCGTGCCCGAGCGGACCTGCAACGTGATGGGCCCCGGAGGATTTGACCCGCACATCGACGACTGA
- a CDS encoding GntR family transcriptional regulator, with translation MAVKGARPAKDRALEYVKTQVLTGAFPGGKLISEGDIATALGMSRTPVREAFLRMEAEGLLRLYPQRGALVVPVSPDEVRSVIEARLVLEHYAARKVVGRGPAVCAAVFERLSAELGRQRDTASASDWRAFLDSDRAFHAITLDESQNAILSGFYSTLRDRQMRMIGESAQREPDRVATILHEHLAIAEALRDGDLTRAQHAVQTHLASTVRAIGLAVDESLI, from the coding sequence ATGGCGGTAAAGGGCGCACGGCCGGCCAAGGACCGCGCGCTGGAGTATGTCAAGACCCAGGTGCTCACCGGGGCGTTTCCCGGCGGAAAGCTGATCAGCGAGGGCGACATCGCCACCGCGCTGGGGATGTCGCGGACCCCGGTGCGCGAGGCCTTCCTGCGCATGGAGGCCGAGGGCCTGCTGCGGCTGTATCCGCAACGCGGGGCGCTCGTCGTCCCGGTCTCCCCCGACGAGGTCCGCTCGGTCATCGAGGCCCGGCTGGTGCTGGAGCACTACGCGGCCCGCAAGGTGGTCGGTCGTGGGCCCGCCGTGTGTGCGGCCGTGTTCGAGCGGTTGTCGGCCGAGCTGGGCCGGCAACGCGACACCGCGTCCGCGAGCGACTGGCGGGCATTCCTCGACTCCGACCGGGCCTTCCACGCCATCACCCTCGACGAGTCGCAGAACGCGATCTTGTCCGGCTTCTACTCGACGTTGCGCGATCGTCAGATGCGGATGATCGGCGAATCGGCGCAGCGCGAGCCGGATCGGGTCGCGACGATCCTGCACGAACACCTCGCGATCGCCGAGGCACTGCGCGACGGTGATCTGACCCGAGCGCAGCACGCCGTGCAGACCCACCTCGCCAGCACCGTGCGGGCGATTGGTCTCGCCGTCGACGAATCGTTGATCTGA
- a CDS encoding cupin domain-containing protein encodes MSVNLDPTIPAPMTNVAEYGFEGRFADWADEARYFEYSKAANPIGSGYAPQVPVTQFGPDVCMDQPTGIVPLDLSPDLGITGAATSPALLANFVRIRAGEQIDTSPNATSQLYYVLFGHGFAAVNGQLVKWEKGDFLTLPAGARSVFYADSEAAMYWVHDEPLLRYLGAEAREPRFSATKFCRTDAVAKLEEIASRPGANDKSRVSVLLANENQEQTLTITHVLWAMFGVLPPNQEQRPHRHQSVALDLILDAPPAGCHSLLGTRLDERGNIVDPIRVDWQAGGAFTTPPGMWHAHFNETDQPAHLIPVQDAGLQTHLRSLDIKFTQRRDLVAG; translated from the coding sequence ATGTCCGTGAACTTGGACCCGACAATTCCCGCGCCGATGACCAATGTTGCCGAGTACGGATTCGAGGGCCGTTTCGCCGACTGGGCCGACGAGGCCCGCTATTTCGAGTACTCCAAGGCCGCCAATCCGATCGGGTCGGGATATGCGCCGCAGGTGCCGGTTACCCAGTTCGGACCCGACGTCTGCATGGATCAGCCGACCGGCATCGTGCCCCTGGATCTGTCGCCGGACCTGGGCATCACCGGCGCGGCGACCAGCCCCGCGCTGCTGGCCAACTTCGTGCGCATCCGCGCCGGCGAGCAGATCGACACCAGCCCCAACGCCACCTCGCAGCTGTATTACGTGCTGTTCGGGCACGGCTTCGCCGCGGTCAACGGCCAGCTGGTCAAGTGGGAGAAGGGTGACTTCTTGACCCTGCCCGCGGGCGCCCGCTCGGTGTTCTACGCCGACTCCGAGGCGGCCATGTACTGGGTGCACGACGAGCCGCTACTGCGCTACCTGGGCGCCGAGGCGCGTGAGCCGAGGTTCTCCGCGACCAAGTTCTGCCGCACCGACGCGGTGGCCAAGCTCGAGGAGATCGCCTCGCGTCCCGGTGCCAACGACAAGAGCCGGGTGAGCGTGCTGCTGGCCAACGAGAACCAGGAGCAGACGCTGACCATCACCCACGTCCTGTGGGCCATGTTCGGCGTGCTGCCCCCCAACCAGGAGCAGCGTCCGCACCGGCACCAGTCGGTCGCATTGGATCTCATTCTCGATGCCCCGCCGGCCGGCTGCCACTCACTGCTGGGTACGCGCCTCGACGAGCGCGGCAACATCGTCGACCCGATCCGGGTGGACTGGCAGGCCGGCGGGGCGTTCACCACTCCGCCGGGCATGTGGCACGCCCACTTCAACGAGACCGATCAGCCCGCTCATCTGATTCCCGTTCAGGACGCCGGGCTGCAGACCCACCTGCGCAGTCTCGACATCAAATTCACCCAGCGGCGCGACCTCGTGGCGGGGTAA